A region of the Allorhizobium pseudoryzae genome:
TTCGGCAGCGTGACCTTCCACCTCGGGGCAGAGCCGCTGGTGAAGGCGCTCGAAGGCAGCGACTACGACCTGACCTACATGACCGCCCATGATGCGGTAGAAAAATTCCCTTTCGATATGGCGGGTCTCGACCTTTACGACGTGATCATCCTCTCCGACATCGGCGCCAATTCGCTGCTGCTTCCGCCGGCCGTCTGGCTGCATTCGAAGACGGTGCCGAACCGGCTGAAGCTGATCAAGGCCTGGGTGGAAAAGGGCGGTGGCCTGCTGATGGTTGGCGGCTACTTCTCCTTCCAGGGCATCGACGGCAAGGCCCGCTGGCGCCGCACGCCGGTGGAAGACACCCTGCCGGTCACCTGCCTTCCCTGGGATGACCGTGTCGAAATTCCGGAAGGGTCCAGCGCCCACATCGTGAAACCCGATCACCCGACGGTGGCAGGACTTTCCGGTGAATGGCCGCTGCTGCTCGGCGTCAACGAGGTGGAGGTGCGCGAGCGCGCCGATGTCGAGGTCGTCGCCCGTCTGCCGGAAGATCAGGGCAGTCACCCGCTGCTCGTCACCGGTTCGTTCGGCAAGGGCCGCACGGCCGCCTGGACGTCCGATATCGGCCCTCACTGGCTTTCGCCCGCCTTCTGCGAGTGGGAAGGGTATGGCAAGTTGTGGAAGAACATTCTCGGCTGGCTCGCAGAACCGCGCTGATGTGACGTCAGGCGGAGAGGATCTCCTTCATCTCCTCTGCCGTCGGAAAAGCCAGGCGCGTTCCCCGGCGGCTGACGGTGATAGCGGAGGCCCGAGCGGCCTCTCGCAGCGCCTGTTCGTCGATGGCGCAACTGCGCCGCAGGGCAGAGGCAAGCGCGGTGCCCATGAAACAATCTCCGGCGCCGGTGGTATCCACGGCCGGGGCCGGCGTTGCGGGCACGTGGCAGGCCGTGTCCGCCGTGACCAGCATCGAGCCCTCTCCCCCAAGGGTGAGGACGACGGTGGAAACGCCTTGCTGCAGAAGAAACCGACCGGCTGCGTGATCCGTCCGGTTCGTCAGTGCAGCGGCTTCGCTCTGGTTGAGGAAGGCGATGTCTATCAGGGGCCAGAGCGTCGGAAACCACGGCTGAAGGGGGGAGGGATTGAAGGCGGTGCACATGGAGATCTGCCGGGCCAGTTTAAGAGCCGTGAACGTCGCAGCTTCGGTGAGGTTGCCCTGCAGGGCGAGAAGATCTCCAGCCTTTGCCGCTCTGAGGCTGTGGGCGATATGGTCCGGTGTGAAGGCGGCGGCGGCTGCCTGCGTGGTGATGACCGAGTTTTCGCCATCCGGCGTGGTGAGGATGATGGAGAGGTCGCTCGCCACCCCCGCGACGCTGATCAGTTCTGCCGTCACCGGCTCCTCTGCCAGCGTCTCTCGAATGGTTGTCGCGCGGTCGTCCTCTCCGATGACGGCGGTGAAGGTCGTCGGCACGCCGCAACGGGCCATCACGATCGCCTGGTTGCAGCCCTTGCCGCCGAGATCGCGGGAAGCCTGGGTACCAAAGATCGAAACGCCTGGCTCCGGCAGGGCAGAAATGGAATAGGTTTCATCGAGTGCGACATTGCCGATGATAAAGGCACGCATGCTAAACTTTCGGAAGGACAAGAACCGTGCAGACCATATCCGACAATGCCGCCAATGCCATTCAGGAAATCTTCGGCCGACCGAAGGCGCTGATCGGCATGGTGCACTGCCCGGCTTTTCCGGGTGCCCCGCGCTATCGCGGCGCGGCGATGGAAACCATCTACGATGCCTGCATGCGGGATGCAGAAGCGCTCATCGAAGGCGGCATGCACGGCATCATCATCGAGAACCACGGCGATATTCCCTTCTCGAAGCCGGAGGATATCGGACCGGAAACCACGGGCTTCATGAGCGTGGTGACCGATCGTATCGCCCGTGCCATCGGCGTGCCGCTCGGCATCAACGTGCTGGCAAATGCACCCATCCCGGCTTTTGCCATTGCGATGGCGGGCGGCGCGAAATTCATCCGCGTCAACCAGTGGGCGAACGCCTATGTGGCCAATGAAGGTTTCATGGAAGGCCGCGCGGCGGAAGCCATGCGCTATCGCTCCCTCCTGCGCGCCGAGCACATCAAGGTTTTTGCCGACAGCCACGTGAAGCATGGGGCCCATGCGATTACCGCCGACCGCACCATCGACGAACTGACCCGTGATCTCGCCTTCTTCGATGCCGATGGCGTGATTGCCACCGGACAGCGCACCGGCAACAGCGCGACCCTGGAAGAGATCGAGGAGATCGGCAGGGCGACGCATCTGCCGCTTCTGGTGGGATCCGGTGTGAGCGAAGCCAATATCATCGACATCCTGAAGCGCACCCAGGGCGTCATCGTCGCCTCGTCGCTGAAGCAGGGCGGCGTCTGGTGGAACCCCGTGGAACTGAGCCGAGTCCGTTCCTTCGTTAGCGCGGCGCAACCCGGTCTGGAAGGATAGGGCGGCATGATGAACGGTGCCGCAATCAACGGCGAAAGGCTTCTTGCCAATCTACAACGGTTTGCCGACATTGGCGCAACCCCCAAGGGCGGCGTCAACCGGCAGGCGCTGACCGCGCTCGATCGGGAGGCGCGCAAGCTTTTGGCGGAGATGGCCCTGCGACGCGGCTTTACGGTGTTCCAGGATCAGATCGCCAACCTCTTCATCCGCCGCGAAGGCCGCAATCCGGATCTGCCGCCGCTTCTGATCGGCAGCCATCTGGACAGCCAGCCGTCCGGCGGCAAATTTGATGGCGCGCTCGGCACGCTTTCGGCCTTCGAAGTCCTGGAAACGCTGGAGGATCAAGGCATCGAAACGGAGCGTGCGGTGGAGGTCGTCGCCTTTACCAACGAAGAAGGCTGCCGGTTTGCGCCCGGCTGCATGGGATCGATGGCGTTTTCGGCGGGAGAGATACCGGCAATCTGGCAGGATCTTCGGGCCGTCGATGGTGCCCCGTTCGCTGGCGAGCTTGCCGCGACGCTCGCAGGTCTGCCCGAAGCGACCATGCGTCCGCTCGGATTTCCGCTGTACGGCTATCTGGAGGTGCATATCGAACAGGGGCGGCTTCTGGAAAGCGAGGACCTCCCGATCGGCCTCGTCACCGGCATCCAGGGCACGCGGTGGCTGGATGTCGAGATGACGGGCCAGACGGCCCATGCCGGAACGACCCTGCTCAAGTTTCGCCGAGATCCGATGCGAGCGGTAACGCAGGCGCTGGCGGATCTCTATCAGCGGATCATGCCCGGCGACGACCAGGCGCGCTTTACCGTCGGGCGGATGTCCCTGCAGCCGGGAGCGGTCAACGCCATCCCGGACAATGTGCGCCTGACCGTAGACATCCGCCATCCGGATACGTCCGCGCTCGACGCGATGGAGCAGGTGATCGCCGACATGTTCGCCCGGCACGCCACGGCTCTGGATTGCGAGGCCTCCGTGACCCGCATCTTCGACATGCCGCCCGCGGCGTTTCCACCGTCGATGGTCGAGAGACTGGCGGCCTGCGCGGACCATCTGCAACTCCCGTCGCGACGAATGCTGTCAGGCGCATTCCATGATGCGCTCTTCATGAACCGGATCGCGCCGTCTGCGATGATTTTCGTTCCCTGCCGGGAGGGTCTCAGCCACAACGAACTGGAACATGTGGAACCGCATCATTCGGTCGCCGGCTGTGAACTTCTGGCCGCTGCGGTTCTGGATCTCGTCAGTGTCTCGCAAGACATGCCCGCGCATTGAACGAAGCCCGACAAAGGAGCGAAGTCACGACCGGAGACTCAATCAGCTTCGCGGTGCGCCCATTCCACGCGGTTACGCGCTTGTCGTGGTCCGAGGCCGACCGGGTTGAGCGGTGGCGGGATTGTTGTTCGACCTATGGCAGAGTGGAGAGAGGTGTGCCTTCAGACGACGATGGCCGGCGATCCTCAGGGCATGT
Encoded here:
- a CDS encoding BtpA/SgcQ family protein — translated: MQTISDNAANAIQEIFGRPKALIGMVHCPAFPGAPRYRGAAMETIYDACMRDAEALIEGGMHGIIIENHGDIPFSKPEDIGPETTGFMSVVTDRIARAIGVPLGINVLANAPIPAFAIAMAGGAKFIRVNQWANAYVANEGFMEGRAAEAMRYRSLLRAEHIKVFADSHVKHGAHAITADRTIDELTRDLAFFDADGVIATGQRTGNSATLEEIEEIGRATHLPLLVGSGVSEANIIDILKRTQGVIVASSLKQGGVWWNPVELSRVRSFVSAAQPGLEG
- a CDS encoding Zn-dependent hydrolase, yielding MMNGAAINGERLLANLQRFADIGATPKGGVNRQALTALDREARKLLAEMALRRGFTVFQDQIANLFIRREGRNPDLPPLLIGSHLDSQPSGGKFDGALGTLSAFEVLETLEDQGIETERAVEVVAFTNEEGCRFAPGCMGSMAFSAGEIPAIWQDLRAVDGAPFAGELAATLAGLPEATMRPLGFPLYGYLEVHIEQGRLLESEDLPIGLVTGIQGTRWLDVEMTGQTAHAGTTLLKFRRDPMRAVTQALADLYQRIMPGDDQARFTVGRMSLQPGAVNAIPDNVRLTVDIRHPDTSALDAMEQVIADMFARHATALDCEASVTRIFDMPPAAFPPSMVERLAACADHLQLPSRRMLSGAFHDALFMNRIAPSAMIFVPCREGLSHNELEHVEPHHSVAGCELLAAAVLDLVSVSQDMPAH
- a CDS encoding ribokinase, giving the protein MRAFIIGNVALDETYSISALPEPGVSIFGTQASRDLGGKGCNQAIVMARCGVPTTFTAVIGEDDRATTIRETLAEEPVTAELISVAGVASDLSIILTTPDGENSVITTQAAAAAFTPDHIAHSLRAAKAGDLLALQGNLTEAATFTALKLARQISMCTAFNPSPLQPWFPTLWPLIDIAFLNQSEAAALTNRTDHAAGRFLLQQGVSTVVLTLGGEGSMLVTADTACHVPATPAPAVDTTGAGDCFMGTALASALRRSCAIDEQALREAARASAITVSRRGTRLAFPTAEEMKEILSA
- a CDS encoding glutamine amidotransferase, which translates into the protein MTKKVLLVGESWVSSATHYKGFDQFGSVTFHLGAEPLVKALEGSDYDLTYMTAHDAVEKFPFDMAGLDLYDVIILSDIGANSLLLPPAVWLHSKTVPNRLKLIKAWVEKGGGLLMVGGYFSFQGIDGKARWRRTPVEDTLPVTCLPWDDRVEIPEGSSAHIVKPDHPTVAGLSGEWPLLLGVNEVEVRERADVEVVARLPEDQGSHPLLVTGSFGKGRTAAWTSDIGPHWLSPAFCEWEGYGKLWKNILGWLAEPR